From the Chthoniobacterales bacterium genome, one window contains:
- the msrB gene encoding peptide-methionine (R)-S-oxide reductase MsrB, translating to MTRIVHPSSLASRLTFIGAIMVAIGLAIGLIFWSHAQEMKISERLHPLEVPVPPDRDLRRLLSQEQYHVTRENGTETAFRNSYWDETHPGIYVDIITNEPLFSSTDKFDSGIGWPSFTKPIAPEHVVEKVDQSYGMTRTEVRAKKSDSHLGHVFNDGPPPTNLRYQVNSAALRFIPLEKLKEEGYGEYLPLFQQATPAGK from the coding sequence ATGACCAGGATCGTTCATCCATCGTCACTCGCTTCGCGTCTCACTTTTATCGGTGCAATAATGGTCGCCATTGGTCTGGCTATCGGCCTCATTTTCTGGAGCCACGCCCAGGAAATGAAAATCAGTGAAAGGCTCCACCCGCTCGAGGTCCCGGTGCCGCCCGACCGGGATCTTCGCCGATTGCTGAGTCAGGAACAATATCACGTCACCCGCGAAAACGGGACGGAAACCGCGTTTCGAAATTCCTACTGGGACGAAACTCACCCCGGCATTTACGTTGACATCATCACCAATGAGCCGCTCTTCTCTTCCACCGACAAGTTCGACAGCGGCATCGGCTGGCCCAGTTTCACCAAGCCAATCGCGCCCGAACACGTCGTCGAGAAAGTCGATCAAAGCTACGGCATGACCCGCACCGAGGTGCGCGCCAAAAAAAGCGATTCGCATCTCGGGCATGTTTTTAATGATGGCCCGCCGCCGACCAACTTGCGTTACCAGGTGAATTCAGCCGCGCTCCGCTTTATTCCGCTGGAAAAGCTGAAGGAGGAAGGCTACGGCGAATATCTCCCGCTCTTTCAGCAAGCGACGCCGGCTGGAAAATAG